Proteins encoded together in one Meles meles chromosome 7, mMelMel3.1 paternal haplotype, whole genome shotgun sequence window:
- the LOC123947403 gene encoding olfactory receptor 6C4-like gives MKNRTLTEFILLGFTNQPEVQAVICTFLFLIYMISVLGNLTIIILTLVDPHLQTPMYFFLRNFSFLEVSFTSIFIPRFLTSVTTGNKVISFAGCFIQYFFAIFLGATEFYLLASMSYDRYVAICKPLHYLTIMSNRVCIQLVFCSWLGGLLAILPPIILMSQVDFCASNVVNHYFCDYGPLLELACSDTSLLEVMVLFVAVVTLVITLLLVTFSYTFIIRTILRIPSAQQRTKAFSTCSSHMIVVCLSYSSCMFMYINPSAKEEGAFNKGMAVLITSITPLLNPFIYTLRNQQVKQAFKDTIKKIVKL, from the coding sequence ATGAAAAACAGGACGTTGACCGAATTTATTCTGTTGGGCTTCACAAATCAACCTGAGGTCCAGGCTGTGATATGCACCTTTCTGTTCCTCATCTACATGATAAGTGTCCTAGGAAATCTGACTATAATCATTCTCACCTTAGTAGACCCTCACCTCCAGAcccccatgtatttcttcctccGGAATTTCTCCTTCTTAGAAGTTTCCTTCACATCCATTTTTATTCCCAGATTTCTGACCAGCGTGACAACAGGAAATAAAGTCATCAGTTTTGCTGGGTGtttcattcaatatttttttgcTATATTTCTTGGGGCAACAGAGTTTTACCTCTTGGCTTCTatgtcctatgaccgctatgttGCCATCTGCAAACCCCTGCATTACCTGACGATCATGAGCAACAGGGTCTGCATACAACTCGTGTTCTGCTCCTGGCTGGGAGGATTACTAGCTATCTTACCCCCAATCATCCTGATGAGCCAGGTAGATTTCTGTGCTTCCAATGTTGTGAATCACTATTTCTGTGACTATGGGCCCCTTCTGGAGCTGGCCTGCTCAGACACAAGCCTCCTAGAAGTGATGGTCCTCTTCGTGGCAGTTGTGACTCTGGTGATTACTCTACTGCTAGTGACATTTTCTTACACATTCATTATCAGAACTATTTTGAGGATcccttctgcccagcaaaggacaAAGGCTTTTTCCACTTGTTCCTCCCACATGATTGTCGTCTGCCTCTCCTATAGCAGCTGCATGTTTATGTATATTAATCCCTCTGCAAAAGAAGAAGGTGCCTTCAACAAAGGAATGGCTGTGCTCATTACCTCAATTACTCCCTTGTTAAACCCCTTCATTTATACTCTAAGAAATCAGCAAGTGAAGCAAGCATTCAAGGACACCATCAAAAAGATTGTGAAGCTTTAA